A window of Candidatus Palauibacter australiensis genomic DNA:
CGCCCCCAGCAGGAACAGCCGCCGCTCCACGCCCAGCACCGTCAGCGGACGGTTGAGTGCGCCGTAGCCTGCCCAGCGCGTGAGGCCCTGCATCAGAACAGCCAGCCGAGGAAGTTCACCGCGCCCACGGCCATCCCGATCCCGAAGATGATGCCCGCCAGCGTGCGCTTGCTCCCGCCCTCGCCGAACGCGAACATCAGCCCGCCCACCACGATCGCGATCAGCGACAAACCCCGCGCGATCGGTCCCGTGAACTGCGTCTGTAGCTCGTTCACCGCGTCCACCCACGGACTCGTGCCCTGGGCGTGAACCGCGCTGGGCGTCAGCATGAGCAGCACGGCCCACGCGGCTCCCCGCATCGTTGTTAGCAACGTTCTCATCGTTCTTCGTCCTTTCCTTGTTGGTTCGTGGACGACGGGCTCTCCGCCGTCCTGCCCGCCGAGATCCGGTTGCGGACCCACTCGTCGATCTCCGCCTCGATCCAGGCCACGCCGTACTTGCCCAGCCGGACCGGGCGGGGGAAGGTCCCCTCCGCCATCCGCGCGTAGATCGAGCTCCGCGACAGGCCGGTGCGAGCCTCGACCTCCGGCCGGCGCAGCAAGCGCACGGGCGAAGTAGTGCGCGGGTCCTTCGGGCTTGCGGTCATCGTTCCAGATCTCCTCGTTCGTTTCGCTCGCGGTTTTTTCCGCTTCCGGGGCCGCCGCGGCGGCGGATACCGCGCGCGATGCCGCTCCCGCTCGTAGGTGGTCGTGTACGCCAGAATCCGGTCGGCCGTCCGCAGCGTCGGCGAGCGGCCCCTCCCGATCTCGCGCATCAGGTTCGGGTCGCCGATCGCCCTGCGCCCGAGCGTGGACAGGGGCATGCCCGTGCTCTCGATGAACGCGTCCAAGCGCGACCTGAAGTGCCCTTCCAGCGTCTTCATGCCACAAACGTTGAAACGCTGTTCGCAAGGGGGTCAACTGGTAGGAAAAACCCGACATTCCAGAGTGTTCCTGAGCGTTCCAGCGGTGGGGTAAACCCGTTGGCTGCCGTCGCCAGTCGCGCTCCCGTGCCCCCAAATCGGCGGTGGACTGGCCGGTGTACCGCCGTGCCGAGGTCGTGGGTTGTACCGGGCAGGAAATGCAGGTAGACTCCCACACCATGACGCAGCGAGAGCACGACAAGGCACTGGACCCGGTGCGCAAACGGCTGCTCCAGCTACTGGCTGCGAACGGCTCGAACCTGCGAACCGCTTCGCTCGCCATGGGGCGGAACGCCGCCTACCTGCACCAGTTCATCAAACGGGGCACGCCGAAGGCTTTGGCTGAGGATGACCGCGAGATCCTTGCCGAGCATCTGGGGTGCAGGCCCGACCTGCTCCGGCCCGACCGGAAAGTCCGGCGTGCGGTGCGTGCCAAACCGCCGCCCGCTTCCGGACCCTATTCCGCCCCGAAGGGCTACAGCGCCGTGCCGGAGGCCGATGTCCGGCGGGCGGCTGCCGCCGGAGCTTGGAGTGGCGATCTGGAGGAAGCGAACGAGGCCTGGCTGTTCGCCGATCCGCTCATCCGCCACGAGCTGCGGGCCGAGCCCGGCGACCTGTG
This region includes:
- a CDS encoding TrbC/VirB2 family protein, with translation MRTLLTTMRGAAWAVLLMLTPSAVHAQGTSPWVDAVNELQTQFTGPIARGLSLIAIVVGGLMFAFGEGGSKRTLAGIIFGIGMAVGAVNFLGWLF
- a CDS encoding peptidase S24 translates to MTQREHDKALDPVRKRLLQLLAANGSNLRTASLAMGRNAAYLHQFIKRGTPKALAEDDREILAEHLGCRPDLLRPDRKVRRAVRAKPPPASGPYSAPKGYSAVPEADVRRAAAAGAWSGDLEEANEAWLFADPLIRHELRAEPGDLWMIPVDGDSMEPVLASGDRVLIDVSRTVPVPPGIFVIWDGMGLVAKRIEHVPLSDPPRVVLRSLNPTYDSHECLAEDVRVVGRAVWVSKRL
- a CDS encoding AlpA family transcriptional regulator, which encodes MTASPKDPRTTSPVRLLRRPEVEARTGLSRSSIYARMAEGTFPRPVRLGKYGVAWIEAEIDEWVRNRISAGRTAESPSSTNQQGKDEER